The following coding sequences lie in one Cupriavidus sp. WKF15 genomic window:
- a CDS encoding T6SS immunity protein Tli4 family protein, translating into MKEGWRTRAIGRHLIDLPGEAKTIESYAYNKVKIELLPAIRSQDSLDQLVAKEEQALRNAKHQMHGSMFVERVPHANGSVSLLSWNRPTGDILYRLDTYFRAGSKTLKYSGDIDPDKKNVVLASCDRLAEEWRELEVGEISNGIGYVVNDVILAASRFNLESWRMVIRLAGKPDVSFKVTAYTQRSVEPGLRKRAGGVLAGLLGAVAGFTQLRNREHPVGPIEADEILVAGTQDGKRTYGFKWEAPGKADSLAEPNLNISLQVGESAYRTNKESFASDEEALELWDAVVGSIRLRPGAV; encoded by the coding sequence CCGGGAGAGGCGAAGACGATTGAGAGCTATGCATACAACAAAGTGAAAATTGAGCTGTTGCCGGCGATTCGGTCGCAGGACAGTTTGGATCAGTTGGTAGCCAAAGAGGAACAAGCACTGCGCAATGCAAAACACCAAATGCATGGCAGCATGTTCGTCGAACGAGTGCCGCATGCCAACGGATCGGTGAGCTTGCTCTCGTGGAACCGGCCAACGGGGGACATACTCTATCGCCTTGATACATACTTTCGAGCCGGATCAAAAACACTGAAATACTCGGGAGACATTGATCCGGACAAGAAGAATGTGGTTCTTGCTTCCTGCGATCGACTTGCAGAGGAATGGCGAGAACTGGAAGTTGGTGAAATTTCGAACGGCATTGGCTATGTAGTGAATGATGTGATTTTGGCGGCAAGCCGCTTCAATCTCGAAAGTTGGCGCATGGTCATTCGGCTGGCCGGAAAGCCAGATGTTTCATTCAAGGTCACCGCCTATACGCAGCGCAGTGTCGAACCCGGCTTACGCAAGCGCGCCGGCGGAGTACTGGCAGGATTGCTGGGGGCAGTGGCTGGATTTACTCAATTGCGCAATCGTGAACACCCGGTCGGCCCCATCGAGGCCGACGAGATTCTCGTGGCAGGCACGCAGGACGGCAAGCGGACTTACGGCTTCAAATGGGAAGCGCCGGGCAAGGCCGACTCCCTGGCTGAACCAAATCTGAATATATCGCTGCAGGTCGGCGAAAGCGCTTACCGCACCAACAAGGAGTCGTTTGCCAGCGACGAGGAGGCGCTGGAGTTATGGGACGCCGTGGTCGGCTCCATTCGGCTGCGCCCGGGGGCCGTATGA